The [Pseudomonas] carboxydohydrogena genome includes a window with the following:
- a CDS encoding prephenate/arogenate dehydrogenase family protein, whose product MSTIQFNRITIIGLGHIGSSIARAVKQLRLANELVVTDGSAAIRARAAEIGLGDRVAADNIEAVKDSDLVIVCVPVGNLGKATAEIASHLKAGAIVSDVGSVKGPVTREMASHLPKTVHLVPGHPVAGTEDSGPDSGFAELFINRWCILTPLPDADAAAVEKLATLWRTIGANVETMSPDHHDMVLAVTSHLPHLIAYTIVGTAEDMEKVTEAEVLKFSAGGFRDFTRIAASDPTMWRDIFLANKDAVLEMLGTFQEDLSKLTRAIRHGDGEALFDHFTRTRAIRRGIVNLGQDSSGANFGRPTEKLPQDKTPAPSK is encoded by the coding sequence GTGAGCACGATCCAGTTCAACCGCATCACCATCATCGGGCTTGGCCACATCGGCTCCTCGATCGCACGCGCTGTCAAGCAACTGCGCCTCGCCAATGAACTGGTGGTGACGGACGGCTCCGCCGCGATCCGCGCGCGCGCCGCCGAGATCGGTTTGGGCGACCGCGTGGCAGCGGACAATATCGAGGCCGTGAAGGATTCCGACCTCGTCATCGTCTGCGTGCCGGTGGGCAATCTCGGCAAGGCCACAGCCGAGATCGCATCGCATCTCAAGGCTGGAGCCATCGTCTCCGATGTCGGCTCGGTCAAGGGCCCGGTGACGCGCGAGATGGCAAGCCATCTGCCAAAGACCGTTCACCTCGTGCCGGGGCATCCGGTCGCGGGCACCGAGGATTCCGGCCCGGATTCCGGCTTCGCCGAACTCTTCATCAACCGCTGGTGCATCCTCACTCCGCTGCCTGACGCGGATGCCGCCGCCGTTGAAAAACTCGCCACGCTCTGGCGCACCATCGGCGCCAATGTCGAAACCATGTCGCCCGATCATCACGACATGGTGCTCGCGGTGACGAGCCACCTGCCGCATCTGATCGCCTACACCATCGTCGGCACCGCCGAGGACATGGAGAAGGTGACGGAAGCGGAGGTGCTGAAATTCTCCGCGGGCGGCTTCCGCGACTTCACCCGTATCGCGGCCTCCGATCCGACGATGTGGCGCGACATCTTCCTCGCCAACAAGGACGCGGTGCTGGAGATGCTCGGCACGTTCCAGGAAGACCTGTCGAAACTCACCCGCGCCATTCGCCATGGCGACGGCGAGGCGCTGTTCGACCATTTCACGCGCACGCGCGCGATCCGGCGCGGCATCGTCAATCTCGGTCAGGATTCATCCGGCGCCAATTTCGGCCGCCCAACGGAAAAGCTTCCGCAGGATAAGACACCGGCGCCGTCGAAGTAA
- a CDS encoding TIGR02594 family protein, with protein sequence MKRSTTFSPLRLAACVMCTVAVAVAVAAITNPAEARPRHHGRHHVSQHHAHKHHAHRHHVRHSARWGAFRAQAQQFGETNASMDTSGGFGGGFGGSNVVAEARSFIGKGNPTGRSRLWCARFMNMVLQKTGHKGTGSDMASSFARYGQRVSGPQIGAIAVMSRGRRGGHVGVVSGIDAKGNPIIISGNHGHRVAEATYSRGRIYAYVMPSS encoded by the coding sequence ATGAAACGATCCACGACTTTTTCGCCGTTGCGTCTCGCAGCCTGTGTCATGTGTACGGTTGCGGTTGCGGTTGCGGTTGCGGCGATCACCAATCCGGCTGAGGCGCGTCCGCGCCATCACGGCAGGCATCACGTCAGCCAGCATCACGCCCACAAGCATCATGCCCATCGCCATCATGTGCGCCACAGCGCGCGCTGGGGCGCATTCCGGGCGCAGGCGCAGCAGTTCGGCGAGACCAATGCGTCGATGGACACGTCCGGCGGTTTCGGTGGCGGCTTCGGCGGCTCGAACGTCGTTGCGGAAGCGCGGAGCTTTATCGGCAAGGGCAATCCCACGGGCCGCTCGCGGCTATGGTGCGCGCGCTTCATGAACATGGTTTTGCAGAAGACCGGCCATAAGGGCACCGGCTCGGACATGGCGAGTTCGTTCGCGCGCTATGGCCAGCGCGTGTCCGGTCCGCAAATCGGGGCCATCGCGGTGATGTCGCGCGGCCGTCGCGGCGGTCATGTCGGCGTCGTCAGCGGCATCGATGCCAAGGGCAACCCGATCATCATCTCCGGCAACCACGGTCATCGTGTCGCCGAGGCGACCTATTCGCGCGGGCGCATCTACGCCTACGTGATGCCGTCGAGCTAA
- a CDS encoding chorismate mutase: MPDTPAPISLQDLRHEIDTIDEQVHTLLMRRGDIIDRLIRVKQTQEVGSAFRPAREADMMRRLVTRHHGILPLDTVESIWRVIISTFTYVQAPFSVHADLSSGESAMRDSARFHFGFTVPFLAHFNAGAAVEAVAKSRGDLALVSATSSQTPWWSALEQPGAPKIIARLPFVERADHPAAMPVFVISRVADDALVTEIETWSLHVNGWSPAAARALSPLSDVLAVADAASGTAALLVSVAHTDGVEKIISALTEAGAAVRASALVGGHATRYRVPTAGTAAP; encoded by the coding sequence ATGCCCGATACACCTGCCCCCATTTCACTCCAGGATTTGCGCCACGAGATCGATACGATCGACGAGCAGGTGCACACGCTCTTGATGCGGCGCGGCGATATCATCGACCGCCTGATCCGCGTGAAGCAGACACAGGAGGTCGGCTCCGCGTTTCGCCCCGCGCGCGAGGCGGACATGATGCGCCGTCTCGTGACGCGGCATCACGGCATCCTGCCGCTCGACACCGTTGAGAGCATCTGGCGCGTCATCATCTCGACTTTCACTTACGTGCAGGCGCCGTTCTCCGTGCATGCCGACCTATCGTCGGGCGAAAGCGCCATGCGCGACAGCGCGCGCTTCCATTTCGGTTTCACGGTCCCGTTCCTCGCTCATTTCAACGCAGGCGCGGCCGTCGAGGCGGTCGCGAAATCGCGCGGCGATCTCGCTCTGGTCTCGGCCACATCGAGCCAGACGCCGTGGTGGAGCGCCCTCGAACAGCCGGGCGCGCCGAAGATCATCGCGCGGCTGCCGTTCGTCGAGCGCGCCGACCATCCGGCCGCGATGCCGGTCTTCGTCATCTCCCGTGTGGCGGACGATGCGCTGGTGACCGAGATCGAGACCTGGAGCCTGCATGTCAACGGCTGGAGCCCGGCCGCCGCCCGCGCCCTCTCGCCCTTGTCCGACGTGCTGGCGGTCGCGGACGCCGCATCGGGCACCGCCGCGCTGCTGGTGTCGGTCGCCCACACCGACGGCGTCGAAAAGATCATATCTGCCCTGACCGAGGCAGGCGCAGCCGTGCGGGCATCCGCTCTCGTCGGCGGCCACGCAACGCGCTATAGGGTGCCCACGGCCGGCACCGCCGCGCCCTGA
- the metW gene encoding methionine biosynthesis protein MetW, translating into MNAPEFFRPTAQLPKIDGVRGDHLLVAEMVAPGSKVLDVGCGEGDLLQLLEARGVDGRGIELSREGVNSCVAKGLAVVQGDADTDLDSYPDDSFDYVILSQTLQATRQPRKVLENLLRIGSRAIVSFPNFGHWRMRLQLLVGGHMPRTENLPATWYDTPNIHFCTIKDFVQLCDEINVRMERAVALDLYGRPLRLNAPWWFWNMFGEQGVFLLTRRN; encoded by the coding sequence ATGAACGCGCCTGAATTTTTCCGCCCGACAGCGCAACTCCCGAAGATCGACGGCGTTCGCGGCGATCATCTTCTGGTCGCTGAAATGGTCGCGCCGGGGTCCAAGGTGCTCGACGTCGGCTGCGGCGAGGGCGATCTCTTGCAATTGCTGGAAGCGCGCGGCGTCGACGGGCGCGGGATCGAACTGTCGCGCGAGGGCGTCAACAGTTGCGTCGCCAAGGGCCTCGCGGTGGTGCAGGGCGACGCAGACACCGACCTCGACAGTTATCCCGACGACTCGTTCGATTACGTGATCCTGTCGCAGACGTTGCAGGCGACGCGGCAGCCGCGCAAGGTGCTGGAAAATCTTTTGCGCATCGGCAGCCGCGCCATCGTCTCGTTTCCGAATTTCGGTCACTGGCGGATGCGGCTGCAATTGCTGGTCGGCGGGCATATGCCGCGCACCGAGAATCTGCCCGCGACGTGGTACGACACGCCGAACATTCACTTCTGCACCATCAAGGATTTCGTCCAGTTGTGCGACGAGATCAACGTCAGGATGGAACGCGCGGTGGCGCTCGACCTTTACGGAAGGCCGCTGCGCCTCAACGCGCCGTGGTGGTTCTGGAATATGTTCGGCGAGCAGGGGGTGTTTCTGCTCACCCGGCGCAATTAA
- the hisC gene encoding histidinol-phosphate transaminase codes for MSRPVPKPGILDIAPYVPGKSGAGMHGRVFKLSANEAALGPSPKAVEAFSRTAAGLEIYPDGSARLMREAIGRAFDIDPANVVCGVGSGELLHTIANIYLGPGDEAIHTTHGFLLYPIATMSNGATNVVAPETNFTADVDAILKAVTPRTKIVWLANPNNPTGTYVTAAEVRRLRKNLPPQTLLVLDAAYADFCSNADYEAGIELVKETDNTVMARTFSKIHGLAAVRLGFIFGPSHLIDVVNRVRDPFNSNGPAMQAAIASLADTEHYKAAQTHNEKWRAWLTDEISKLGLTVTPSAANFILIHFPTTLGKTAADADAFLTKRGLILRAVAAYKLPQALRLSVGTEEPNRLVVEALREFMGAA; via the coding sequence ATGTCCCGCCCCGTGCCGAAGCCCGGCATTCTCGATATCGCGCCTTACGTGCCCGGCAAGAGCGGCGCGGGCATGCATGGGCGCGTGTTCAAGCTGTCGGCGAACGAGGCGGCTTTGGGTCCCTCGCCGAAGGCGGTGGAGGCATTCAGCCGGACAGCCGCAGGGCTTGAGATTTATCCGGACGGCTCGGCGCGCCTCATGCGCGAGGCCATCGGCCGCGCGTTCGACATCGATCCCGCCAATGTCGTCTGCGGTGTCGGCTCGGGCGAATTGCTGCACACCATCGCCAACATCTATCTCGGCCCCGGCGACGAGGCGATCCACACCACGCACGGTTTCCTGCTCTATCCGATCGCGACCATGAGCAACGGCGCGACGAACGTCGTCGCGCCGGAGACAAACTTCACCGCCGACGTCGACGCGATTCTCAAAGCCGTCACCCCGCGCACGAAAATCGTCTGGCTCGCCAACCCGAACAATCCCACCGGCACCTATGTGACCGCCGCCGAAGTGCGGCGGCTGCGCAAAAATCTGCCGCCGCAAACGCTGCTGGTGCTGGATGCGGCCTATGCCGATTTCTGCTCGAACGCCGACTATGAAGCGGGCATCGAACTGGTGAAGGAAACCGACAACACCGTGATGGCGAGGACCTTCTCGAAGATCCACGGCCTCGCCGCCGTGCGCCTCGGCTTCATCTTCGGGCCCAGCCACCTGATCGACGTGGTCAACCGCGTGCGCGATCCGTTCAATTCGAACGGACCCGCGATGCAGGCAGCTATCGCCTCGCTCGCCGACACCGAGCACTACAAGGCGGCGCAGACGCACAATGAAAAATGGCGCGCATGGCTGACGGATGAAATCTCAAAGCTCGGCCTCACCGTGACGCCGAGTGCGGCGAATTTCATCCTGATCCACTTCCCGACCACGCTGGGCAAGACGGCGGCGGATGCCGACGCTTTCCTCACAAAGCGCGGGCTGATCCTGCGCGCGGTCGCGGCCTACAAGCTGCCGCAGGCGCTGCGGCTCAGCGTCGGCACCGAGGAACCCAACCGCCTCGTCGTCGAGGCCCTGCGCGAATTCATGGGTGCAGCGTGA
- a CDS encoding lysophospholipid acyltransferase family protein, with the protein MRMTKFSLFVRSLVYNVVFYLNTILWCVIGLPTYAMPRWGIIWIAKTWARTSAWLLTLICNVKVEYRGVENIPEGPLLVASKHQSAWETFALMPFFDQPLFILKRELTRIPFFGWYLVKAQMIGLDRESGGRALLKMMKSARDQVQRGRQLIIFPEGTRRPVGAPPDYKVGVSQIYVGCGVTCLPVALNSGLFWPRRTFLRYPGTLVVEFLKPIPAGLARDDFTAQVSSAIEDASNRLIREGRAEQERIMGFSAP; encoded by the coding sequence ATGCGCATGACGAAGTTTTCGCTGTTCGTGCGGTCGCTGGTCTACAACGTCGTGTTCTATCTCAACACGATCCTGTGGTGCGTGATCGGCCTGCCGACCTACGCGATGCCGCGCTGGGGCATCATCTGGATCGCCAAGACATGGGCGCGCACCAGCGCGTGGCTCCTGACGCTGATCTGCAACGTGAAGGTGGAATATCGCGGCGTCGAGAATATTCCGGAGGGACCTCTGCTCGTCGCGTCCAAGCATCAGTCGGCGTGGGAGACCTTCGCGCTGATGCCGTTCTTCGATCAGCCGCTGTTCATCCTCAAGCGCGAGCTGACGCGGATTCCGTTTTTCGGCTGGTATCTCGTCAAGGCGCAGATGATCGGCCTCGACCGCGAGTCGGGCGGGCGCGCTTTGCTGAAGATGATGAAGAGCGCGCGCGATCAGGTCCAGCGCGGGCGACAGCTCATCATTTTCCCCGAAGGTACGCGGCGGCCCGTGGGCGCGCCGCCGGATTACAAGGTCGGCGTCAGCCAGATCTATGTCGGTTGTGGCGTCACCTGCCTGCCGGTGGCGCTGAACTCGGGGTTGTTCTGGCCGCGCCGCACCTTCCTGCGTTATCCCGGCACGCTGGTGGTGGAATTCCTGAAACCTATTCCGGCAGGGCTGGCACGCGACGACTTCACCGCGCAGGTCTCGTCCGCGATCGAGGATGCGAGCAATCGCCTGATCCGGGAAGGGCGCGCCGAGCAGGAGCGGATCATGGGATTTTCCGCGCCGTAA
- a CDS encoding DUF2125 domain-containing protein, translated as MMTYAEPRASLPRRRRLWPVFVPSALLLLAAIGWSGFWFYAANQVDVQFKGWQEREAKSGRLYNCARRDVGGFPFRFEVRCADPVVSLTAQTAQQFATKTPLTAKLSQILAVAQIYDPTRVIAEFTGPVTVGETGQQPFATANWTLGHASAAGLPSVPKRISMEFNDPVVERIVAGVTAPFFSARHLEWHVRLVEGELHDHPVIESVLRSEGASVQDVHPVLATPFDETIHVKLRGLNDFSPKPWPERFREIQANGGGIDVTESRIQQGDTVAVAAGTLSLTPSGHLDGQLQMTIAGFEKIVPALGLEKALAEGAPPSNVAPGVSTQDVNKVIDSLDRIIPGLGRVARKNANAGLIAGLNLIGQQTTLEGRPARAITLRFMDGALLLGPLRVAQTPALF; from the coding sequence ATGATGACTTATGCCGAACCACGCGCTTCTTTGCCTCGCCGCCGCCGGTTGTGGCCGGTTTTTGTTCCGTCCGCGCTGCTGCTGCTCGCCGCCATCGGCTGGAGCGGATTCTGGTTCTATGCCGCCAATCAGGTCGATGTGCAGTTCAAGGGATGGCAGGAGCGCGAGGCGAAATCGGGGCGCCTCTATAATTGCGCGCGGCGCGATGTCGGCGGCTTTCCGTTCCGCTTCGAGGTGCGCTGCGCCGATCCGGTGGTCTCGCTGACGGCGCAGACCGCGCAGCAATTCGCCACCAAAACGCCGCTGACGGCGAAGCTGAGCCAGATTCTCGCCGTCGCCCAGATTTACGACCCCACCCGCGTGATCGCGGAATTTACCGGGCCGGTGACGGTCGGAGAAACCGGGCAGCAGCCGTTCGCGACCGCCAACTGGACGCTCGGCCATGCCAGCGCCGCGGGTCTGCCGTCGGTGCCCAAGCGCATTTCCATGGAGTTCAACGATCCCGTCGTCGAGCGGATCGTGGCGGGCGTGACCGCGCCGTTTTTCAGCGCCAGGCATCTGGAGTGGCATGTCCGGCTGGTGGAGGGCGAACTCCACGATCATCCGGTGATCGAGAGCGTGTTGCGCAGCGAGGGCGCCAGCGTGCAGGACGTTCATCCGGTGCTGGCGACGCCGTTCGATGAAACCATTCACGTGAAGCTGCGCGGGCTCAACGATTTTTCGCCGAAGCCGTGGCCGGAGCGGTTTCGCGAGATTCAGGCCAATGGCGGCGGCATCGACGTCACCGAATCGCGTATCCAGCAGGGCGATACCGTCGCGGTGGCGGCGGGCACGCTCAGCCTGACCCCGAGCGGGCATCTCGATGGCCAGTTGCAGATGACGATCGCGGGATTCGAGAAGATCGTGCCCGCGCTCGGCCTTGAGAAGGCCCTCGCCGAAGGCGCGCCGCCGTCGAATGTCGCGCCGGGCGTCTCGACGCAGGACGTCAACAAGGTGATCGATTCGCTCGACCGGATCATTCCGGGGCTTGGACGTGTCGCGCGCAAGAACGCCAATGCGGGACTGATCGCGGGGCTGAATCTGATCGGTCAGCAGACCACGCTGGAAGGCCGTCCCGCGCGCGCGATCACGCTGCGCTTCATGGACGGTGCGCTGCTGCTCGGGCCGCTGCGCGTGGCGCAGACCCCGGCGCTGTTCTAG
- a CDS encoding MOSC domain-containing protein, giving the protein MFDPAQVTLTGLYRYPVKGLSPEPLAGAALAAGQTVPGDRRYAIANGPLDFDPAHPRHFPKIRFLMLMRDERLAALRTCFDDTSSTLRIAFNNAEVARGDLSTATGRTAVEDFFAANFTKELKGPPKILEAPGHSFSDVAAKVVSIVNLASVSQIEDAVGQPVDPLRFRANLYVRGWPAWHELELMGREMRIGGVRLRVTRNIVRCAATNVDPVTTERDMNIPKTLMDRFGHAHCGVYAEVIAGGEIAPGDRIEVL; this is encoded by the coding sequence ATGTTTGATCCCGCTCAAGTCACGCTCACCGGCCTTTACCGCTACCCGGTCAAGGGGCTTTCCCCCGAACCGCTCGCCGGAGCCGCGCTGGCCGCCGGGCAGACGGTGCCGGGCGACCGACGCTACGCCATCGCCAACGGGCCGCTCGATTTCGACCCCGCGCACCCGAGGCACTTTCCTAAAATCCGTTTCCTGATGCTGATGCGCGACGAACGTCTGGCGGCCCTGCGGACCTGCTTCGACGACACCAGCAGTACCCTGCGCATCGCCTTTAACAACGCCGAGGTGGCGCGCGGCGATCTCTCCACCGCCACGGGACGAACGGCGGTCGAGGATTTCTTCGCCGCGAACTTCACGAAGGAATTGAAGGGGCCGCCCAAGATTCTCGAGGCGCCGGGTCACAGTTTTTCGGACGTCGCCGCCAAGGTGGTGTCGATCGTCAATCTGGCGAGCGTGTCGCAGATCGAGGACGCGGTCGGCCAGCCGGTCGATCCCTTGCGCTTTCGCGCCAACCTGTATGTCCGGGGATGGCCCGCGTGGCACGAGCTTGAATTGATGGGGCGGGAAATGCGTATCGGCGGCGTCCGCTTGCGCGTGACGCGCAATATCGTGCGCTGCGCGGCGACCAATGTCGATCCGGTGACGACGGAGCGCGACATGAACATTCCGAAGACGCTGATGGACCGTTTCGGCCATGCCCATTGCGGCGTCTATGCGGAAGTGATCGCCGGGGGCGAGATCGCACCCGGCGACCGGATCGAGGTTCTTTAG
- a CDS encoding YdcF family protein, translated as MTGRPDHSKMSEAEARARAGGWPVTRFLFSFLIIFLAGFAWFASQLRSEESKPDRHADGIVVLTGGASRVADALDLLSKGYGKRLLISGVHPANGTADILRAQPEREALLKCCVDLDRSAVNTRSNAIETQRWVKERGYRSLIVVTSNYHMPRATVELTHAMPDIDLIFYPVVSEAWRGEPWWNSPAGVRLVALEYVKYLVAQVRVRLAAFGINFPEWEEQPAKSGAVSRPSVSAG; from the coding sequence ATGACCGGCAGGCCGGATCATTCGAAAATGAGCGAGGCCGAAGCGCGGGCGCGCGCCGGCGGCTGGCCGGTGACGCGGTTTTTGTTCTCATTCCTGATTATCTTTCTTGCCGGATTTGCCTGGTTCGCCTCGCAACTGCGCTCCGAGGAAAGCAAGCCTGACCGCCATGCCGATGGCATCGTGGTGCTGACCGGCGGCGCTTCGCGCGTGGCGGATGCGCTCGATCTGTTGTCGAAGGGGTACGGCAAGCGGCTCCTGATTTCCGGCGTGCATCCCGCCAACGGCACCGCTGACATCCTGCGGGCGCAGCCGGAGAGAGAGGCGCTGCTGAAATGCTGCGTCGACCTCGACCGTTCCGCCGTCAACACCCGCAGCAACGCCATCGAGACGCAACGCTGGGTGAAGGAGCGCGGCTACCGCTCGCTGATCGTGGTGACCTCGAATTACCATATGCCGCGCGCCACCGTGGAATTGACGCACGCGATGCCCGACATCGATCTCATCTTCTATCCCGTGGTCAGCGAAGCATGGCGCGGGGAGCCGTGGTGGAACAGTCCCGCCGGGGTGCGGCTGGTGGCGCTTGAATACGTGAAATATCTCGTTGCGCAGGTTCGCGTGCGCCTCGCGGCGTTCGGCATCAATTTCCCCGAGTGGGAGGAGCAGCCCGCCAAAAGCGGCGCGGTGTCCAGACCATCAGTATCGGCCGGTTGA
- a CDS encoding gamma-glutamylcyclotransferase: MAMRPIPDEDLPRGDLWVFGYGSLMWRPGFEYMAEFPARLIGEHRALCVFSHHHRGTAERPGLVLGLDRGGTCQGTVFRVAESLRKATLDYLREREQITGVYREVLRSVWIEGDARERVQALAFVVDRSHPQYAGALTVEQQLHYVAHSHGASGANRDYVISTVKTLEARGCRDEQLHRLVALLQNEVPLQKAE; this comes from the coding sequence ATGGCGATGAGACCCATTCCCGACGAAGACCTGCCCCGGGGGGACCTGTGGGTGTTCGGCTATGGATCGCTGATGTGGCGCCCCGGCTTTGAGTACATGGCCGAATTTCCCGCGCGCCTGATCGGCGAACACCGCGCCTTGTGCGTCTTTTCGCACCACCATCGCGGCACGGCGGAACGGCCGGGCCTCGTGCTCGGGCTCGACCGTGGCGGCACCTGTCAGGGCACCGTGTTCCGTGTCGCGGAAAGCCTGCGGAAGGCCACGCTCGACTATTTGCGCGAGCGCGAGCAGATCACCGGCGTCTACCGCGAGGTGCTGCGCTCGGTCTGGATCGAGGGTGATGCCCGCGAACGGGTTCAGGCGCTGGCCTTCGTGGTCGATCGCAGCCACCCGCAATATGCCGGGGCGCTCACGGTGGAGCAGCAGTTACATTATGTCGCGCACAGCCACGGCGCTTCCGGGGCCAATCGCGACTACGTGATCTCGACGGTGAAAACGCTGGAAGCCCGCGGCTGCCGCGACGAACAGCTCCATCGTCTCGTCGCGCTCCTGCAAAATGAAGTGCCGTTGCAAAAAGCGGAATGA
- the metX gene encoding homoserine O-acetyltransferase MetX, whose translation MSDVASRQPAGKKPTRSEERAREADHPSSPSVVFGADKPLHLDCGVDLSPFQIAYQSYGTLNADRSNAILICHALTGDQHVFNTHPVTGKPGWWQTLVGPGKPIDTDRYFVICSNVVGGCMGSTGPSSTNPATGKPWGLDFPVITIPDMVRAQTMLIDHLGITKLFAVVGGSMGGMQVLQWATAYPQRVFAALAIACGAKHSAQNIAFHELGRQAVMADPDWRQGRYFEHGTHPRRGLGVARMAAHITYLSDAALHRKFGRRLQDRDEPTFSFDADFEVESYLRHQGSSFVERFDANSYLYLTRAMDYFDIAADHNGVLAAAFLGTRTRFCVISFTSDWLFPSSEARAVVHALNASSARVSFAEITTDKGHDAFLLDEPEFFAISRAFLEAAASTHGLNTVS comes from the coding sequence ATGTCCGACGTTGCAAGCCGACAACCGGCCGGCAAAAAACCCACCCGCAGCGAGGAGCGCGCGCGCGAGGCGGACCATCCGTCGTCGCCGTCTGTCGTGTTCGGCGCCGACAAGCCGCTGCATCTCGATTGCGGCGTCGATCTCTCGCCGTTCCAGATCGCCTATCAAAGCTACGGCACGCTCAATGCCGACCGTTCCAACGCGATCCTGATCTGCCACGCGCTCACCGGCGACCAGCATGTGTTCAACACGCATCCGGTCACGGGCAAGCCCGGCTGGTGGCAGACGCTGGTGGGGCCGGGCAAGCCGATCGATACCGACCGCTATTTCGTGATCTGCTCGAATGTCGTCGGCGGCTGCATGGGCTCGACCGGGCCGTCCTCGACCAATCCCGCCACCGGCAAGCCGTGGGGGCTGGATTTTCCGGTCATCACCATCCCCGACATGGTGCGCGCGCAGACGATGCTGATTGATCATCTCGGCATCACCAAACTGTTCGCGGTGGTCGGCGGCTCGATGGGCGGCATGCAGGTGCTGCAATGGGCGACCGCGTATCCCCAACGGGTGTTCGCGGCGCTGGCGATCGCCTGCGGCGCGAAGCATTCGGCGCAGAACATCGCCTTCCATGAATTGGGCCGTCAGGCGGTGATGGCCGATCCGGACTGGCGGCAGGGGCGATATTTCGAGCACGGCACGCATCCGCGACGCGGCCTCGGCGTCGCGCGCATGGCCGCGCACATCACGTATTTGTCTGACGCGGCGCTGCATCGCAAGTTCGGTCGCCGTTTGCAGGACCGGGACGAACCGACTTTTTCGTTCGACGCCGATTTCGAGGTGGAAAGCTATCTGCGCCATCAGGGCTCGTCGTTCGTCGAGCGCTTCGATGCCAACTCCTATCTCTATCTCACCCGCGCGATGGATTATTTCGACATCGCCGCCGATCATAACGGCGTGCTGGCGGCGGCGTTTCTCGGCACGCGGACGCGCTTCTGCGTGATCTCGTTCACGAGCGACTGGCTGTTTCCGAGTTCGGAGGCGCGCGCCGTGGTGCATGCGCTGAACGCGAGCAGCGCGCGCGTCTCCTTCGCCGAAATCACCACCGACAAGGGGCACGATGCATTCCTGCTCGACGAGCCTGAATTCTTCGCGATCTCGCGCGCCTTTCTGGAAGCGGCCGCGAGCACGCATGGCCTGAATACTGTGAGCTGA